A stretch of DNA from Prochlorococcus marinus str. SB:
AATAAATTCAATATAATTTTTTGATTTTCTTTTAACTCACGTTTTAGGAGACTTAAAAAATGAAGAACCAAAGATGGTTCAAAACACCTGAAGCCAAGGTTATATTGGGCTGCTCAGATCAATATCTAAAAAAGAACCGAGACACTCATGGAGGATTTCTTGAGGAGGAGGTTCATTATAGATTTGGTGGAAGTGTAAACTCCCCGATTTATTGGAATGTCGAGGAGATTATGAAAGTTTTTCACGATCGTGGGAAAACTATTCGACTCGGTCGAGAGATGGTTAAACAAGTGTTGCAGGGAGAGGAATAAATGTCCAAAGCCTGTAACCTGTCCCTGAATGAGGGAGACTTTTTTAGTGACAAAAAGCCTGCAAATACTGGGAAATACATTTCCAAAAGCCACTCATTAGAGCGAAAATTAGAGTCCAGAGGTCGTTTTATCCGATCGAGTAGGAAGAACCCCTGCCCTATTTGTGACCGCACTAAGGACGATAAATGCGCTTGGAATAGTGAAGTAATCCATTGCTATAACGGCATTTCTAACTACCCCCCCAGGGGTATGAAACTTGGAGAAGTTTTCCATGTCGATTATGGGCCAACTAGAGATTGGGCATTAGTTAAAAAAAATGCGGGATTTAGTGGAAATCATTGGATTTTTATTCCTGATAAACCAATCGGCAATGCCAAGCCACTAATCAAAAAGCATATTCCGAAAGTATCTATTCCAAGGCTTAATAAATTGTTCAATGTTGTTTACGACAATGTACAAGAGGCCCTAAAACCTGAATTGAGTTTTCTGAACTTGCAACAGTTGGAGGCGGTATCTGTAAAAACTACTGAGGCACTAGCTGAGACAAAAACAATCTTGGCAATGTCCAAACAGTTTTCTCAACAGCAACTAATTAATGACATTCAATTAGCCAATCTTTTTGAGACAACAAGAACCTTTTATCATCAATTATCCAATCGGGCTGAACAGATTAAACAGTTCCGAGTTGATTTCTTGGGAGAGATGGAGGTGGGAAGTGACCACATCTAAAGCCTTTCAAGATGCCCTAAACGAGGAAGAACCAATTAAGGAAGTAACTCCTGAAGTGGTTATAGACCCCGATACTGGAATTATTCTTTCGGGAAGTGGCAACAAAACAATCGGGCCAAAAGAGGCTCTAGCTCTTATTGATGGGGTAGCTATTCCAAGTAGAGAAAAACCCCGTTTTAAAAACAAACCTAATCCAAAGGAAATTGTTTATGCTCTTGGCGATAAACCTGTAATGAATGTGAGGACTAGGTTTATTGAGATTGGTGGTAATGAGTATTCCTTAGATCAGATAAATCGTTTTTATCTGCAACAAAGTAACCCAAAACAAAGATGGGCAAAAGACATTACGACTGATGCTGTAATTACTGTTGCCGAACTAAATGAATATGACCCGATCGCTGCATACTTGCATAACAGTAGTAAGTACGATTCTTTACCCGATAAAGATTGGTTTAATTTAGATCAATTTTTATTTAATATTGATGACCCAATAGCTCGGGCATTTATGCCTCGCTATCTTGTAGCTGCTGTCAAAAGAGCCTGCCAACCAGCTTGCCAGAATAGGCAAATTCCAGTTCTAATCGGGCCTCAAAATATAGGGAAAACTGAGTTAGGAAAGTCCTTATTCGGGAAATATTATGGCGGTGGCATATCGGGGAAATTCGATATAGATGACGTTACAGTTCTCGAGAGGCTTTGGTGCTGTGAGCTACCCGAGTTAGATGGAATTACAAGAAAATCTCAAATAGAGGCTTTTAAGGATTTCATTAGTAGAACTGAGGACTTTAGTCGTAGAAAATATGGAAGAGGAACAGTAAGGATTCCTCGAAGAAGTGTTTTCTGGGGTACTTCCAATACTCCACCTCTTAACGATTCAAGCGGTTCGACAAGATTTGTTTGTATCAATCTTCCCAATAAAGAATTGCCATTCGAGAAAGTGAATGATGCTTTTGATGCTATTTGGGCTAGAGCCTATCTGGAATTTAGGAAAGGCTATCAATGCTATTCAACCAAAGATGAAATGATTTCTATTATTGAAAGAAATTCTGATTTTGAATATGTGGATAGTTGGTTCGAGAAAATCGAAAAATTCTTAAAAGATACCACTCTAGAAGTTGTTACTACTGAAAGAATCCATGAACTATTGGATTTAGATAGTAGGCACTTAAGCAATCCCTCTTATTCTCCTCGGATAAGAAAAATAATGGCCAAATGCGGTTGGCATTATGGGAGGCCCACTATAGGAGGCGAACAGATAAGAGGCTATAGAAAACAAAAATAGACGGGGTTGCCACCCGTCTTTCCTAATTAGTTGGTTATTTCTTATATATCTATTAAAAAAATAAATATCTTTATAGCTTTTTACCTTGGCAACCTTGGCTAAATTATGAACCCTTCCCTCTCTTAGGGAGTGATTAATCTCTTAAATCCATTGATATACCTTCGTTCTACTTCTGAGTGAAGCAAAATAGTGCGAAATCTAGTGCATAATTGACAGTCGATGTAAAATAAAGGCTATTAATTTGCCTTAGTTTAGATATTCATTAAAAATTATTATTCATATTTAATATGACAAATGTTAATGATGGCTCCGCAGAATTTTCTATTAGTGGAACTGCAGAAGTAGGAAATACTTTAAGTATTAGTGTAGATACGGCCGATCCTGATGGGACAGGAAATTTATCTTATAGCTGGCAAACATCTTCTGACAATTTCAACTCTTTAGGAGTTGGAACAAATTCAAAACTAAATTTAGAGAACGTAAATATTTTTGGTTCTGGTTTAGATGATTATGTTTATGATATAACAACTGGAGAAAATGGTAATGTATATGTTTCTGGTACTACACGTGGCTCTTTTGACGGTCATATAAATAAAGGGGATCTACTTACACGAGGATTCATTTCTAAAATCGATAAAGATGGAGAAAGAATTTGGACTAAATTTATTGAAACTGAAGAGATCGAAATAAATTCTAATACGCATGTATCGTCTCTTGCTATCGCTAGAGGATTGGATGGTTCAATATATGTGGGTGGAAGTGCACGCGGCAAATTAGACGGATACAGTCCAATTGGAAGTTATGGATATCTTCAAAAATATGACAAAGATGGGAATAAAGTTTGGACACAAATTTTTAATTCAACTAGTACTGGAGTAAATAATATAAATATTGGAAGAGATGGCTCTGTCTATGTTGATGGCTATACCTATGGTGATTTAGTAGACAGAAAAACAAATGAGTGGTCTAGAGCAGTTTTCATAGCTAAATATGATAATGAAGGAAATCAAAATTGGATTAAATTACTGAATTCGCCCGACAAAAGTGACGTTGTTAGTGATTCAGTTATTTCAAAAGATGGAAACTTATATGTAACAGGGAGTACTGAGGGTAATCTCAACGGAGAGATTAATAAAGGATCCCGAGATATTTTTATTTCAAAAATAGATCAAACAGGGGATCTAGTATGGACTCGATTATCAGGAACAGTGACTGCTGACGAAGCGTCATCGATAACTCTTGATGATGAAGAAAATATTTATATTGGTGGTTATACAAATGGAAATTTAGACGATAAAAGTAAAATAGGCCCTTTAGGTCAACCTGATGCTTTTCTAATTAAATACGATGAAGACGGAAGAAAATTATGGACGAATATATTTGGTGCGGATTCCATATATAGTGATGATTCTTTACATTCACTAGTCTTCTCAAAAGATGGCAATATTTATGGTGCAGGCACAACTCAGTTTGAAACTTTTGGAAACAGTAATATTTTCATTAAAAGTTTTGACAAAGACGGCGTTCAAAACTGGTCAGAACTTTATGGACACAATTATACCTTTGCAGGCAATCAGGTAAAAAGTTTAGTTTTTAATAATAATAAATCTTACCTAATTGGTAATACCAGATTAAATCCAAATGGAAGTGATGGGACATTTGTCGGCAAAGAGAATATTGGTGGTTATGATTCTTTCCTAATTCAATTTACAAATCCCTCTTTTGTTCAAGAAGTAAGTACCTCAAATACTTACACAGTATTATCTAAAGATGAAGGACAATTTATAAAGGCAGTAATATCTTATGAAGATGCTCAAGGTTTTGATGAAACAGTTACTACTTCTAGTTCTAGTATTCCTTATGTAGATGATGGAGATGCAAGTTTTTCTATCGTTGGAACTGCAGTAGTTGGAAATACATTAAGTATTAGTAAAGATTCTAAAGATCCGGATGGAACTGGCACTTTAAGTTATAGCTGGCAAATTTCTTCTGATGATTCCACCTGGAGTGTTGTCGGCACAGATAGTACTTATGAAGTCTCTGGAAGTGATGAGGGTAAATCAATTAAGGCTGTAATTTCTTATCAGGATGCTCAAGGTTTTGATGAAGCTGTAATTACTTCCACCTCTGCTATTCCTATTCTCAACAATGGGATTGCAGAATTTTCTATTAGTGGAAATGCAGAAGTAGGAAATACTTTAAGTATTAGTGTAGATACGGCCGATCCTGATGGGACAGGAAATTTATCTTATAGCTGGCAAACATCTTTAGATAATTCCATATGGAGTGTTGTCGGGGCAGATAGTACCTATACAGTTGGAGCAATTGAAGAAGGTAAATCATTAAGAGCAGTAATTTCTTACGAAGATGATCAAGGTTTTGATGAATTAGTCATAACCTCTTCTTCTATTGTTTCTGCAATTAAAAATGATGGAGAAGCTGTATTTTCTTTAGATGGAACTAAAGAAGTATCTTATATATTAAATATTTCTGAAGATGAAGCAGATCCCGATGGAACCGGTTCACTATCTTATCAATGGCAGTCATCATTAGATGGAAATTCATGGACTAATGAGAGCGAAGAGTCTTATTACCATATTAAATATGATGACTCTGATAAATACATAAGAGCTTTGGTCTCATATGAAGATGATCAAGGATTTAGCGGGTCAGTAACAACTGATTCGATTCATATAGAAAAGCACTCTATTCAATCCTCAATTGAAAGTTTAGAAGAAGAATTAGAGGATGTTACTTATTATAGTGATCTAGATATTACCGGTTATAGGCATAGATTTGGCTCTTCTAGCGGAGATACTATGCGCAGTTCTGATGGGTTTGAAATTATTTGGGGACTAAAAGGAAATGATTATCTGGAAGCAGATGGATCTGGTTATACAGACGAACAAATTCTTTTAGGAGGAAGTGGCAACGATACTTACGAAATAGACAATGGGGCATATGGGGCAACTGTGATCTATGAAGCCCCAAATCATGGTAGTAAAGACAAGATTTATTTAGGAAGCAATTATTATTACTATGGAATCTTTGGCACTATAGATAAAAAGCATCTTTTTGCTACAGATGGAGGTCATGGCCTTATCATTATGGATGCTTTAGAAAATAAGGGTATTGAGAAAATAAATATTGGTGGAAATGAATATTCTTCTAGCTCTTTTTTGAGAAAGATGAAATCATTTCCAGGTTATTTAGGAAATGTGAGTTGGAGTCAAATGAAAAGTCAATTGAAAACTCTTTATGGAAATGATATTGGGAATCAGTATTACAAAACAGTTAAAAAAGCAATTTCTGATATAGCCAGCGCTGTTAAAAAAGTAGAAAGTAGTAAAAAAGATAGAGAAGAAGAAATAGAAGATGATATAGCTTCACTAGAAAGCCAAGCAAATGATCTTGATGTAACAGTAAAATCTTCATCTTCAATGACATTAAAAGATGAATTCAAGAATTTAACTCTTACAGGTGAAGAGAATAATGATGCTACGGGAAATTCTCTAGACAATATTATTACTGGAAATTCTGGTGATAATATTCTTGATGGAGGATCTGGAGATGATTCTTTAAAAGGAGGAGATGGCGATGATACCTATTATGTTGATAGCAAAGATGATCGTGTTACAGAAAAATCAGGAGAAGGGAAAGACACTGTAAAATCCTCTGTTGAGTGGTCTCTTGTTGAAACTAAATATATTGAAAATTTAACTCTTACAGGCACATCCCATATTAATGCTCATGGTAATGAGTTAGATAATACGATTAGAGGAAATTCTGGAGATAATAAACTTTATGGAAAAGATGGAGATGATAAGTTTTATGGAGGAGAAGGTAATGATAAAATTTATGGCTGGAAGGGAGAAGATATCATTTATGGAGAAGATGGTGATGATTACTTAAAAGGACATTACAGCAAAGATAAATTATATGGAGGAGCAGGAGACGATACTTTATTGGGCGGAACAAGCTCCGACATGCTTGATGGAGGAGAAGGAGATGATGAATTATATGGAGAATCCAGTGCTGACAAATTATATGGTGGTAGTGGAAATGATATTTTATATGGTGGAACAAGTTCTGATGAACTCTATGGAGGAGATGATGAGGACAAGCTTTATGGTGGTAGCAGTTCTGACATTCTTTATGGAGAAGATGGAGATGATTATTTAAAGGGACACTCCAGTGCCGATAAACTTTATGGAGGTAATGGTAATGATTATTTAAGGGGAGGATCTAGTTCTGATGAACTCTATGGCGGAGCTGGAGATGACCGGTTAAAAGGAGAATCCGGCAGCGACAAAATGTATGGAGGAGATGGAGATGATACTTATTATGTGAGCAGTAAAAGTGACAGTGTCACAGAAGAAGAGAATGAAGGAACTGATTTAATTTATTCCTCAGTTACATTTACAGCATCTAGCAATGTAGAGAATCTAACCCTTACTGGTAAAGGCAATATCTCAGGATCTGGTAATGATCTAGCTAATACGCTTACTGGAAATGATAAAGCGAACAAGCTTTATGGCAAAAGTGGTGATGACACATTATATGGAGGAAAAGGTAACGATAGATTATATGGCTCAGAGGGAGCCGACATTCTTTATGGAGACAGCGGTAATGATTATCTAAAAGCACATTCTGGTAATGACATTCTCTGGGGAGGTACTGGTAAAGACTGGCTAAGAGGAGGAGAGGATAATGACAAACTTTATGGAGAATCTAGTTCTGACAAGTTATATGGAGAAGATGGAGATGATGAATTATACGGAGGATCTAGTGCAGATTCTCTGTATGGAGGAGTTGGTGACGATTATTTAGATGGAGGTTCTAGTGCCGATAAACTTTATGGAGGAGTTGGTAATGACCAATTATATGGCGGATCTAGTGCTGATAAACTCTATGGTCAAGATGGGGATGATTATTTAGAAGGTGGCACTAGTAAAGATATGCTTTCTGGAGGTAATGGTAATGATGAATTACATGGAGGAACAAGTGACGATAAACTTTATGGTGGTGCTGGAGCAGATCAATTATATGGTGATACAGGTGATGATTACCTAAAAGGACACTCTGGAGCAGATGATCTATATGGTGGGGAAGATGATGATTATCTAAGAGGCGGAGATGATGGAGATACCTTATATGGAGAAAGTGGCGATGACTTATTAAAAGGAGAAGATGGCGATGATATTTTGTATGGTGGTTTAGGTAAAGATGATCTTTATGGTGGTAGTGGAAATGATGTTTTTGTATTAACTCCAGGAAGTGGTTACGACAGAATTAGAGATTTTGAAGAAGGAGATAAAGTAAATTTAAATGGTATTGATAATAATCAACTCGGAGTTTTTGACAGTGGCAAAAATCTTAAGGTCTATACAGATGAAAATAAAAGTGATTTGTTGGCAATAGTTTATGGCTACAATTTATCGGATTTAAATGGTGTAGGTATAACAGATATTCTTGTTTAAATTAAAGATGGATCAATATCTGATTTTATTTTTTGATTTGGATAGAGACTTTTAGATAAGGTTACTGAGTCAAAATGGCATTTATAAAGGGGCGAGCTAACCTCCAAAGTTATCCAAAGCTATACAAATCCTCGCCCATTCCGCGCCCGCAGAGATTTTAAGACAAATGAGAAATAAAAAAGCGAGTTGGGAGACTCGCTAGTATGACTTGGTTTTTAAGAGTCGGGGCGACAGGATTCGAACCTGCGACCTAGTGCTCCCAAAGCACTTGTATGTAACTTTGAGAAAAATATAAGAATATTGATTATAACTAAGGTTTTCTATTGTGTTGGAATGTTTCTGAGTCTCAAATTCATGCCTTGCGATCGCATGAATTCGCATGAGATCGTCACTTAGCTACCCCTCTAGCTACCCCTTTTACACCCGAGTGCCTTCTTGTAGTTATCACCCCAAAAAATAATTGATAGTCGCTATTGAATTCCAAGAAGAAAGAATTAATGCTTTGGAAGGTAAAAGAATTATTGAAATAGAGGCTGAGTGAAGTTTTCTTTTTAAATAATAATCATGAATATGATTTTCATTATCAAAATATTATTTAAAAGGTTTGTTATTGTTTTGCTAAATAATATTCATGAACATGATTATCATTTTTAAAGTTTGTTAAATAATATATTTCTTTATTAAATAAAAATGATAATCGTTTTTTATTTTTATTTTATAAAATTTATAAATTATTACTAGCATTGACTTTTAGTGATATATTGTTTATATTTAGAAATAAATTTTTAAATTATGGTTATTACTTTTACAAAACATTTATTAACAGATACTTTGATTTTAAACGAGAAAGAAGTTTGTCCAGGTTGTGGTTGTGTTTGTCCTTGCGAATGTACAGATTGTGAAGAATGTTCACCATGCAAAGATCATTAATTTAAATAGAAAAATGAATTCTAAAAATTTTTTTCATAAGAACTTAAAAGTCTCTTTAATAATCTTCCCTGTATATTTGTTTTTTATTAGTATCTATAATCCAGTATTTGCTCATCATCCATTTGGTATGGGTGAGAGTTCCACATTAACTTCCTGGCAGGGATTTATCAGTGGTATTGGTCATCCCTTATTAGGTCCAGACCATCTCCTTTTTATTTTGGCAATAAGTCTTATTGGATTGAGATTCCCAAAAAAATGGATATTACCTTTATTAGGTTTTGGTTTAATTGGAAGTGCTATTGCGCAAATTTTGTCATTGCCAGAATTTATGATTCCCTACGCAGAAGCATTAGTATCTTTAAGCTTAGTTTTAGAAAGTTTGATAATTTTGGGCTATTTACCTAGCTCATTACTTTTACCCATGATCTCTTTGCATGGTTACTTGATAGGAGGTGCAATTGTTGGTGCTGAGCAAAGTCCTCTATTAAGTTACTTTTTAGGAATATTTATAGGGCAAGGATCTTTGCTCTTAATAGTCCTATACTTATCAGAGCATATTGGAAAAATTTTAAAGAATAAAAATTTGGTTTCGGGAATTTTAATTGGTATTGGAGCAGCCTTTTCATGGGTTGCACTTATTGACTAATAAGTGTTCTAAAATTTTTGGGGAACAACCTAATTGATGGAATTGTCAATAATAGGCACTAGATAAGTAAGTGACGATCGCAACAACTGTATCCTAGCTACCCCTCTAGCTACCTTTTCGCAATATGAGACGAGTTATATTATTTCTAATCTATTGGTATGACTGATCGGGGCGACAGGATTCGAACCTGCGACCTAGTGCTCCCAAAGCACTCGATCTATCATACGTAAAAACTCAATATTTCCTTACTATAACTAGGGTATAGGTAAGTGGTGCGAGTGGGTTTGAGTCTCAATATTGTAAAAGTATATAGTTCTACATACAAGGTATATAGCCTCAGCTACCCCTACAGCTACCCCGTGATCGACCTAGTGCCTTCCATGAAATATGTCTCCAAGATTCAAGGCGATAGATCATTGGAGACAATCTAAAAATAAGTAAAAAGGTTTAAGGGGAAATTAAAAAGGAAATAAGATTAAATAAAAAATAAGTATTGAATGTAAAGTAAATATGAAATAATTACATCAAATAAATTTGATAATATAAAATTAATTTGTTGGGTTTTAAATGGCTATTAAAGATCATAAAAGTTTGCAAGACTCAAAAATTCTTCTTGTAGAGGATGATAAGAGTATTAGGCTGACAGTCAGTGAGACATTGAATAGTGAAGGTTTTAGAGTATTAAGTTTCAAAGATGGTTTAATTGCATTAGATTTTATTACTAATGATTATAAAAATGATGTTGACCTAATAATTCTCGATTTAATGTTGCCAGGGTTAAATGGATTAGAGTTATGCAGAAAAATAAGAAATGAAGAAAATTATACACCCATACTAATTTTGAGTGCTAAAGATAATGAATCAGACAGGGTTCTTGGTTTAGAGGTTGGTGCAGATGATTATTTAACAAAACCTTTTGGTTTAAATGAATTAATTGCTAGATCAAGAGCCTTAATAAGAAGATCTAAACGTAATAAAAAAAATATAGAAAACTCAAAAACCGTCATAGAGTTTAATCATATAAAAATGTTTCTGGAAGAATGTAGGGTAACTTCTTTCGATAGAGAAATAACATTATCTCCAAAAGAATTTAAATTATTAGAATTATTTATGAAAAATCCAAAAAGGGTATGGTCAAGAGATTTAATACTTGAAAAAATATGGGAAATTGACTTTATCGGTGATACTAAAACTGTAGATGTTCATGTTAGGTGGCTCAGAGAGAAATTAGAAGAAGATCCCTCAGCCCCAAAGTTTCTTAAAACTGTTAGAGGTTTTGGATATAAGTTCGGATGAGAATGAAAACGCTACAAGAGTTATTAACTTTCTTTTATGAGAAAGGGAAAGCCAAGGTTAAAGGATTTTCAAAAAATAATAAAAATATTGAATTAACTAAAAATAAGAACCAACAAATTTTTGATTTTCCATTTGATAAAGTTAAACCACACCAACTTTTATCTTGGTTAGATTATTCATCTCAAGGATGGATAATTTTGTCTTCTGATCTAACAATAAAATTTATCAATCAGAAAGGTTTATCTCTAATTAAGTTTATTAAATATAAAGATGTTATTGGAAAAGCAATTAATGATATTAATGATCTCGAAGTACTAAGAAATAAGATTTTATATTCAAGAAAAAAAGATTTCCCAATCAGCCTAGATTGCACTATTTCGGGGGAACCCATTTCTGTAAATATTGTTAGAGCAAGGAAAAAAAATTATTTAATATTGTTGGAGAGTAAATTATCAATTGAATCCATAAAAAAAAGACAGAATCAATTAATCAATGATGTGTCTCATGAACTGAAAACACCTCTTACATCTCTTATTTTGATAGGCGAAAGATTGGAAGCAGTAGTATCAAAGAAAGATAGATATCTTGTTAAAAGACTTAAGAAAGAATCTAAAAGATTAAGAAAAATGGTGGAGGAGACTTTAGAGCTTTCTAAGCTAGAAAGTACTGAGACTTTTAATAAAAACAAAAAAATATCTATTTCAGATTTGATTATGGAATCTTGGCAAACCTTAAAACCGCTTGCAGAAAAAAAAGATATAAAAATAAATTTATTTATACCAACAAAATATTATATATCTGGTGATATCGAAAATTTAAAAAGAGCTTTCATAAACATTTTAGATAATTCTATTCGTTACTCCCCAGTTAATGAAGAAATTCAAATTGAAATTTTTAAGAGAGATAGCTCTGTTGTTATCAGAGTTAGAGATAAAGGCATTGGACTAGAGGGAAATGAATCTAATGATATTTTTTCTCGTTTTTATCGTGGGGATCCATCAAGGACTAAATTTAATAAAAGTGGTAGCGGTTTAGGTCTTTCAATAACAAAAAAAATAATCAATAACAATAAAGGTTTTATTAAAGCTTTTAATCATAAGGATGGTGGAGCAATTTTTGAAACTATCTTTCCTTGTCTTAATACAGATTTATAGGATGGTAAGAATAAAAAACAAATAGAGAATTTTAAAGAGAGTTTACACATCTCTTAAATTAAAAAAAAATTGTTTACGTATTTTGAGATTTTTTTGTATAAAAGTTAAAAATTAATCTATTTTTATTCTCAAATATTTTTAAATCCAGACGAAAAAAGCTCTAATCAAGATTTAGTTTAAGAGAGGGTTAAGAACTAATTAATTAAAAGATAAACTTTTAATTAAAGAGTATTTGTGTTCAAATTAAGTGCTATAAATATCATGTCTATCATTTGATTATTCAAAATGAAATTAGCTAAAAAAGTCTTTTTACTAGCTTCAACAATGACTCTGGTTGCTTCTTGCGGAACCTCAACTTCTTCAGTGAGGTTAAGTGGTGCTGGAGCATCTTTCCCTGCCAAGATTTATACTAGATGGTTCAAAGATTTATCAAATGATGGAGGTCCAAAAGTAAATTATCAAGCTGTTGGTTCTGGTTCTGGAAGAAAAGCATTTATTGATGAGACTGTAAACTTTGGTGCTTCTGACGATCCTATGAAAGATAAAGATATTGCAAAAGTTACTAGAGGTTTAGTTCAGATCCCTATGGTTGGTGGAACTATTGCTTTTGGATATAACTACGATTGCGATTTGAAACTTAGCCAAGAACAAGCAGTCCAAGTAGCTATGGGTATGATACAAGATTGGCAAGAACTTGGATGTGCACCTGGAAAATTGACTTGGACTCATCGTTCTGATGGTTCAGGTACAACTAAAGCTTTCACAAACTCTATGGAAGCGTTTTCAAAAACCTGGACTTTAGGTACTGGTAAATCAGTTAAGTGGCCAGCAGGTGTTGGTGCTAA
This window harbors:
- the pstS gene encoding phosphate ABC transporter substrate-binding protein PstS, which gives rise to MKLAKKVFLLASTMTLVASCGTSTSSVRLSGAGASFPAKIYTRWFKDLSNDGGPKVNYQAVGSGSGRKAFIDETVNFGASDDPMKDKDIAKVTRGLVQIPMVGGTIAFGYNYDCDLKLSQEQAVQVAMGMIQDWQELGCAPGKLTWTHRSDGSGTTKAFTNSMEAFSKTWTLGTGKSVKWPAGVGAKGNSGVAGVIQNTLGAIGYVNQSYIKGNVKAAALQNLSGEYVKPTVEAGAKALNGITLDENLAGKNPNPTAKGAYPIASLTWILAYEEGNGRNTKAIKEAFNTLLSDEYQDKAPSLGFVPLKGDILEKSRAAVKRIGK